A DNA window from Leptotrichia sp. oral taxon 215 str. W9775 contains the following coding sequences:
- a CDS encoding GNAT family N-acetyltransferase, which produces MIFRKTEKKDVAGVLEIIESAKERMKNMGLDQWQKGYPNEHSIREDIDKGISYVMEENGQILGTSVLTFEKEDVYENMKEGQWLSDGEYAVIHRIAVSDSGKNKGVSGGILKELEKICMEKGIYSIKIDTHEDNEPMKGFLKKNGFEFCGVIYLDREPDLNAKRVTFEKILEKKEV; this is translated from the coding sequence ATGATATTCAGAAAGACAGAAAAGAAAGATGTTGCAGGAGTACTGGAAATAATAGAGTCTGCAAAGGAAAGAATGAAAAACATGGGGTTGGATCAGTGGCAGAAAGGTTATCCAAATGAGCATAGCATCAGGGAAGATATAGACAAAGGGATAAGCTATGTAATGGAAGAAAATGGGCAAATATTGGGCACGTCAGTTCTTACATTTGAGAAGGAAGATGTATACGAAAATATGAAGGAAGGCCAATGGCTATCAGATGGTGAATATGCTGTCATTCATAGAATTGCAGTGTCAGATAGTGGGAAAAATAAAGGGGTTTCAGGAGGAATTTTAAAGGAACTGGAAAAAATATGCATGGAAAAGGGAATATACAGCATAAAAATAGATACTCATGAAGATAATGAGCCAATGAAGGGATTTTTGAAAAAGAATGGTTTTGAATTTTGTGGAGTTATTTATTTGGACAGGGAACCTGATTTAAATGCAAAAAGAGTAACATTTGAAAAAATATTGGAAAAGAAAGAAGTTTAA
- a CDS encoding FUSC family protein — MALEKLAEKYNLKRPEVKTVEGKIDGYYVNITDDNVVKKYYLTFNVSGIADKKEFEKFLKELEDKNSSIWNVKYEKNYIIVEVSQKRSGFNHFKELKEIIEKIITFFKEKNYKSGCGYCGLEDAENIEIAKIVDQRVHICENCFNKEKRRLDERREEMLNTKENIFLGILGALAGSVIGGLTNYFMVFSLVGLLTIILSQVLYSILAKKTSWFGVIFPIITSMICAFGGYYLKHSDGTLIINDQVYVGTGFILIIGIVIGIFMKKLSKGDFLVIEKLYKN; from the coding sequence ATGGCACTTGAAAAATTAGCTGAAAAATATAACTTGAAAAGACCGGAAGTTAAAACGGTTGAAGGGAAAATAGACGGATATTATGTCAATATAACAGATGACAACGTTGTGAAAAAATATTATCTGACATTTAATGTGAGCGGAATTGCTGATAAGAAAGAATTTGAGAAATTTCTGAAGGAACTGGAAGATAAAAATAGCTCAATATGGAATGTGAAATATGAGAAGAATTATATTATAGTTGAAGTTTCCCAAAAAAGATCGGGATTTAATCACTTTAAGGAACTGAAGGAAATAATAGAAAAGATAATAACTTTCTTTAAAGAAAAAAATTATAAGAGCGGATGCGGATATTGTGGACTGGAAGATGCTGAAAATATTGAAATAGCTAAAATAGTTGATCAAAGGGTACATATATGCGAAAACTGTTTTAATAAAGAAAAACGTAGACTTGATGAGCGTAGGGAAGAAATGCTGAATACTAAGGAAAATATATTTCTAGGGATTTTAGGAGCACTTGCAGGTTCTGTCATAGGAGGGCTTACAAATTATTTTATGGTATTTTCACTGGTAGGATTGCTGACAATCATTCTGAGCCAGGTACTGTACAGCATACTGGCAAAAAAGACAAGCTGGTTTGGAGTGATATTTCCAATTATTACGTCAATGATATGTGCATTTGGAGGTTACTATTTAAAACATTCAGATGGAACTTTGATTATAAATGATCAGGTATATGTAGGAACAGGATTTATTTTAATTATAGGTATAGTGATTGGAATATTTATGAAAAAACTTTCAAAAGGGGATTTTCTTGTAATAGAAAAGCTGTATAAAAACTAG
- a CDS encoding thermonuclease family protein, which yields MKKKTKILNISILKIIFLMIMMFSVNIFSANMYKVLYVSDGDTVAVKKIENNKETGNLIKVRLYGIDAPELKQDYGYASKEFLMKLIRGKTVRIEGNKNDRYGRLLGTVYYSNENINEKMVATGNAWWYEKYDKKNTKLKQLQENAQKNKLGLFAKKGYITPWEFRKMKSNKK from the coding sequence TTGAAAAAAAAGACAAAAATACTAAATATTTCAATATTGAAAATAATTTTTCTGATGATAATGATGTTCAGTGTGAACATATTTTCTGCCAATATGTATAAAGTTCTTTATGTAAGTGACGGAGATACAGTTGCTGTGAAAAAGATTGAAAATAATAAAGAAACGGGAAATCTTATAAAAGTCAGATTATATGGAATTGATGCCCCTGAACTGAAGCAGGATTACGGATATGCAAGCAAGGAATTCCTAATGAAGCTTATACGTGGAAAAACAGTTAGAATAGAAGGAAATAAAAATGACAGATATGGAAGACTGCTGGGAACAGTTTATTATAGTAATGAAAATATAAATGAAAAAATGGTTGCTACGGGAAATGCATGGTGGTATGAAAAATATGATAAGAAAAATACAAAACTTAAACAGCTTCAGGAAAATGCCCAGAAAAATAAGCTTGGTCTTTTTGCAAAAAAAGGGTATATTACTCCATGGGAATTTAGAAAAATGAAAAGTAATAAAAAATAA
- the obgE gene encoding GTPase ObgE — MFIDESVITVISGNGGDGAATFRREKFVQFGGPDGGDGGKGGDVVFIADPNINTLVDFKSSKKFQAGNGEKGSAARCKGKSGEDLIIRVPVGTMIRDFETKKLLLDLDNPNERVVFLKGGDGGRGNIHFKSSVRKAPRIAESGREGAELKIKLELKLLADVALVGYPSVGKSSFINKVSAANSKVASYHFTTLKPKLGVVRMGDEESFVIADVPGLIEGAHEGVGLGDRFLKHIERCKLIIHIVDISGIDGREPEEDFLKINKELRNYSEKLSNKIQIVVANKIDMLYDEEKYDKFEKFIKEQGIEYVYPISVIANEGIKPVLKKAWELIQEIPREELEEEYSVEELLRENSKKEPWIIKKLEDHVFEVDGRIVDDVLKKYVFTGDDGIINFLQMMRNLGMEVELENAGVEEGDLIIIAGYEFEYVI; from the coding sequence ATGTTTATAGATGAAAGCGTAATTACTGTCATTTCAGGAAATGGCGGTGACGGAGCGGCAACCTTCAGAAGGGAAAAATTTGTCCAGTTTGGCGGACCTGACGGAGGAGACGGTGGAAAAGGTGGAGATGTAGTTTTTATTGCAGATCCGAATATAAATACACTTGTAGATTTTAAAAGCAGCAAGAAGTTTCAGGCAGGAAATGGAGAAAAGGGAAGTGCTGCACGTTGTAAGGGAAAATCAGGAGAAGATTTAATAATAAGAGTTCCTGTAGGTACCATGATAAGAGATTTTGAGACAAAAAAACTTTTACTTGATTTGGATAATCCAAATGAAAGAGTTGTATTTTTAAAAGGTGGAGATGGAGGAAGAGGAAATATACACTTTAAATCTTCTGTAAGAAAAGCACCGAGAATTGCCGAAAGTGGTAGGGAAGGTGCAGAACTGAAAATAAAACTGGAGCTGAAACTGCTTGCGGATGTGGCTCTTGTAGGTTACCCAAGTGTTGGGAAATCCAGTTTTATTAATAAAGTGTCGGCGGCAAATTCAAAGGTTGCAAGCTATCACTTTACAACTCTTAAGCCTAAACTGGGTGTAGTCAGAATGGGAGATGAAGAAAGCTTTGTAATAGCAGATGTTCCGGGACTGATAGAAGGAGCACATGAAGGTGTAGGTCTGGGAGATAGATTTTTAAAGCATATAGAAAGATGTAAACTGATAATTCACATTGTTGATATATCTGGAATAGACGGAAGGGAGCCTGAAGAAGATTTTCTGAAGATTAACAAGGAGCTCAGAAATTACAGCGAAAAACTGTCAAATAAAATACAGATAGTGGTTGCAAATAAGATAGATATGCTTTATGATGAAGAAAAATATGATAAATTTGAAAAGTTTATAAAGGAACAGGGAATAGAATACGTATATCCTATTTCAGTAATTGCAAATGAAGGTATAAAACCTGTTCTGAAAAAGGCATGGGAACTTATCCAGGAAATTCCTCGTGAAGAACTGGAAGAAGAATATTCAGTTGAAGAACTGCTGAGGGAAAACAGTAAAAAAGAACCTTGGATTATAAAGAAACTGGAAGATCATGTATTTGAAGTGGATGGAAGAATAGTCGATGATGTCCTTAAAAAATATGTCTTTACTGGAGATGATGGTATTATAAACTTCCTGCAGATGATGAGAAATCTGGGAATGGAAGTGGAACTGGAAAATGCCGGAGTGGAAGAGGGAGACTTAATAATAATAGCAGGATATGAATTTGAATATGTCATCTAA
- the miaA gene encoding tRNA (adenosine(37)-N6)-dimethylallyltransferase MiaA: MNLNMSSNLKGLVISGPTGVGKTDMSIKLAKLLNSEIISADSSQIYRYMDIGTAKITNEEMQGIRHYLIDIADPGEDYSVGDFEIQVNSILKDKEKNQENILLVGGTGLYIKAITDGFSNLPSKDEKLRNELEVKSLEELREMLRKLDEKAYREIDICNKLRLVRAIEVCILTGGKFSELKTENVKNNNYSFMKVFLTRNREEIYDRINRRVDIMISQGLEAEARKIYEKYENLRYKIASIGYKEFFKYFDGENSLDETIEEIKRESRRYAKRQMTWFRKEKNYIIYNLSEQSENEVMKDIIERWNKF; this comes from the coding sequence ATGAATTTGAATATGTCATCTAATTTAAAAGGCCTTGTAATAAGCGGGCCTACCGGTGTCGGAAAAACGGATATGTCGATAAAGCTGGCAAAATTACTTAATAGTGAGATTATTTCAGCAGATTCTTCGCAAATTTATAGATACATGGATATAGGTACTGCAAAAATTACAAATGAGGAAATGCAGGGGATAAGGCATTACCTGATTGATATTGCAGATCCTGGAGAAGACTATTCTGTGGGAGATTTTGAAATACAGGTAAACAGTATTCTTAAAGATAAGGAAAAAAATCAGGAAAATATTCTTCTCGTTGGAGGTACAGGTCTTTATATAAAGGCAATAACTGACGGGTTTTCAAATCTTCCTTCAAAGGATGAAAAGCTAAGAAATGAACTTGAAGTAAAATCGTTGGAAGAACTTAGGGAAATGTTGAGAAAGCTTGATGAAAAGGCATACAGAGAGATAGATATCTGCAATAAATTAAGGCTTGTAAGGGCAATTGAAGTGTGTATTCTTACAGGCGGGAAATTCAGTGAGCTGAAAACTGAGAATGTGAAGAATAACAATTACAGTTTTATGAAGGTATTCCTCACAAGAAACAGGGAAGAAATTTATGACAGGATAAACAGAAGAGTGGACATTATGATTTCTCAGGGACTGGAAGCTGAAGCAAGAAAAATATATGAAAAATATGAAAATTTACGTTATAAAATAGCTTCAATAGGATATAAGGAATTTTTTAAATATTTTGACGGGGAAAATTCTTTAGATGAAACAATTGAGGAAATAAAAAGGGAAAGCAGGAGATATGCCAAAAGGCAGATGACATGGTTCAGAAAGGAAAAGAACTATATCATTTATAATTTGTCTGAACAAAGTGAAAATGAAGTTATGAAAGATATAATTGAGAGATGGAATAAATTTTAG
- a CDS encoding PTS sugar transporter subunit IIA: MKRLLEYMSEDRIIIDLKSREKEEVFEEMAPLFVADNVIDADELDEFIEGLKEREKLTATGMQDGIAVPHAKSPSVHKIALALGISKEGVNFESMDGQPSKYIFMIAAPKGTKEEHLDLLAMISELSYSEEVLEKLSQAQTKSEVLEILENFEEE, translated from the coding sequence ATGAAAAGATTATTGGAATATATGTCTGAAGACAGAATAATAATTGATTTGAAGTCTAGGGAAAAGGAAGAAGTTTTTGAAGAAATGGCACCTCTTTTTGTAGCTGATAATGTAATAGATGCTGATGAGCTGGATGAATTTATTGAAGGGTTGAAGGAAAGGGAAAAACTTACTGCAACGGGGATGCAGGATGGTATAGCGGTTCCTCATGCAAAATCTCCAAGTGTTCATAAAATTGCATTGGCATTGGGAATTTCAAAAGAAGGGGTAAACTTTGAAAGTATGGACGGACAGCCTTCAAAATATATATTTATGATAGCGGCACCAAAAGGGACAAAAGAGGAACATCTGGATCTCCTTGCAATGATTTCGGAGCTTTCTTACTCGGAAGAAGTTCTGGAAAAACTGTCGCAAGCACAGACAAAGTCAGAAGTACTTGAAATACTGGAAAATTTTGAGGAGGAATAG
- a CDS encoding NAD(P)H-dependent oxidoreductase: protein MKRTMVVLAHPDMEKSVVNKKWIEELQKHNDKIIIHDLHKEYPDCIFDIDREHNLLENVENIILQFPLYWYSSPPILKKWLDDVLSYGWAYGDDETADYKMKGKKIGLAVTVGAPEENYMKNGSVGFSMDEVLIPFKATIKYIGGIELPSFIFYDAVPETGDEKISESAKKYSDYVLNL from the coding sequence ATGAAAAGGACTATGGTTGTGTTGGCACATCCTGATATGGAAAAGTCGGTAGTGAATAAAAAATGGATAGAAGAGCTTCAAAAACACAATGATAAAATCATTATACATGATCTTCATAAGGAATATCCTGACTGTATTTTCGATATTGACAGGGAGCATAATCTTCTGGAAAATGTTGAAAATATTATTTTACAGTTTCCGTTGTACTGGTACAGCAGTCCTCCAATATTGAAAAAATGGCTTGATGACGTTCTTTCATATGGATGGGCTTACGGTGATGATGAAACAGCTGATTATAAGATGAAGGGTAAAAAAATAGGATTGGCGGTTACTGTAGGTGCACCTGAAGAAAATTATATGAAAAATGGAAGTGTGGGTTTTTCAATGGATGAAGTGCTGATTCCTTTTAAAGCAACAATAAAATATATAGGCGGAATTGAACTTCCAAGCTTTATTTTTTATGATGCTGTTCCTGAAACAGGAGATGAAAAAATAAGTGAAAGTGCAAAAAAATATTCAGATTATGTATTAAATCTTTAA
- a CDS encoding FAD-dependent oxidoreductase, translated as MKVAVIGGGAAGMMFSTQYKKANPDDEVFVFEKSQYVAWAGCPTPYYIADELSFNDVVLGTPEDFIKRGVNVKILHKVTNIDFKNKTLTVEGNEINRAFEYDRLIIAVGAKSFVPNIKGYSENLGNVFTLSHAEHAVKIKEYINENKDKIKKAVVVGAGFIGLETAEAFNRKNMEVTIVEKSDKIFPTVSENLKSEIYESIEKHGIALKLNSGVNEIVSENNIAKSVQLDNGENIDFDIALFSIGITPNIDFISSELKTENGKIVVNDKFETNLPDVYAVGDCIFNKFYHTDRNLYAPFGDVANKHGMLLAKYLSGQNISWKGLLRSFATSFYDIKLAQTGLSLEEAQSLGYNAEKIEMRAMYKNSGFKDSFPIKTEIIYDKDKKVLLGGAMVGKEAVAQFIDQIAIVITLETPIEKFIEIDFAYSPTNASVWNPLLVTYRKVIK; from the coding sequence ATGAAAGTAGCAGTAATAGGTGGCGGAGCAGCAGGAATGATGTTCTCCACTCAATATAAAAAAGCAAACCCTGATGACGAGGTGTTTGTATTTGAAAAATCTCAATATGTGGCATGGGCAGGTTGTCCTACACCATACTATATAGCAGATGAACTGTCATTTAACGATGTTGTTCTAGGAACTCCTGAAGATTTTATAAAAAGAGGAGTTAACGTTAAAATACTGCATAAAGTTACAAATATTGACTTTAAAAATAAAACTTTAACTGTGGAAGGTAACGAGATAAACAGAGCATTTGAATACGACAGACTTATCATTGCGGTAGGTGCAAAGTCTTTTGTTCCAAATATTAAAGGATATTCTGAAAATCTTGGAAATGTTTTTACCCTTTCACATGCAGAACATGCAGTGAAAATAAAAGAATACATTAATGAAAATAAGGATAAAATAAAAAAAGCTGTCGTTGTAGGAGCAGGATTTATTGGACTTGAAACTGCCGAAGCATTTAACAGAAAAAATATGGAAGTTACAATTGTTGAAAAATCTGACAAAATATTCCCTACTGTTTCTGAAAACTTAAAATCTGAAATTTATGAAAGCATTGAAAAACATGGAATTGCATTAAAACTTAATTCCGGAGTAAATGAAATTGTTTCTGAAAATAATATTGCAAAGTCTGTACAGCTTGATAACGGTGAAAATATTGATTTTGATATTGCACTATTCAGTATTGGAATTACTCCTAATATAGATTTTATTTCTTCTGAATTAAAGACAGAAAATGGAAAAATAGTTGTTAATGACAAGTTTGAAACAAATCTTCCTGATGTTTATGCTGTGGGAGACTGTATTTTCAACAAATTCTATCATACAGACAGAAATCTTTATGCACCTTTCGGTGATGTGGCAAACAAGCATGGAATGCTGCTTGCAAAATATCTTTCAGGACAGAATATAAGCTGGAAGGGACTGCTCAGATCCTTTGCAACTTCTTTCTATGATATTAAACTGGCACAGACAGGACTTTCACTTGAAGAAGCGCAGTCATTAGGATATAATGCTGAAAAGATTGAAATGAGGGCAATGTATAAAAACTCAGGATTTAAGGATTCTTTCCCTATAAAAACTGAAATTATTTATGACAAGGACAAAAAAGTTCTTCTTGGAGGAGCAATGGTCGGTAAAGAAGCAGTTGCCCAGTTTATAGACCAGATAGCAATTGTCATTACTCTTGAAACACCAATTGAAAAATTCATTGAAATAGACTTTGCTTACTCTCCAACAAATGCAAGCGTTTGGAATCCGTTGCTTGTAACTTATAGAAAAGTAATCAAATAA
- the udk gene encoding uridine kinase, with translation MDYQTIIVGIAGGTGSGKTSVTKAIIEDLKKSNIHSILLEQDFYYRRNDHLTYEERTLLNYDHPDSIDFDLLEKHILSLKAGHAIEKPIYDFQTHNRIDETVHIEPANLIIVEGILILAIPKIRNLFDAKIFIDTDDDERLLRRMERDMKERARSFESVKNQYINTVKPMHLEFVEPSKRYADVIIPRGRDNKVGIKMVASRLRYLFNTLTKQK, from the coding sequence ATGGATTATCAAACGATAATTGTAGGAATTGCAGGAGGAACAGGTTCAGGAAAGACAAGCGTTACAAAGGCTATAATAGAAGACCTTAAAAAATCGAACATTCATTCCATTCTGCTGGAACAGGATTTTTATTACAGAAGAAATGATCATTTAACTTATGAAGAAAGAACTTTATTAAATTATGACCATCCCGATTCAATAGATTTTGATTTACTGGAAAAACACATACTTTCCCTGAAGGCAGGGCATGCTATCGAAAAACCAATATATGATTTCCAGACTCATAACAGAATTGATGAAACGGTACATATTGAACCGGCTAATTTAATAATAGTTGAAGGAATTTTAATTCTTGCTATACCAAAAATAAGAAATCTTTTTGATGCAAAAATCTTTATTGACACTGATGATGATGAAAGACTCTTACGTAGAATGGAACGTGACATGAAGGAACGTGCAAGAAGCTTTGAAAGTGTAAAGAATCAGTATATTAACACTGTAAAACCTATGCACCTGGAATTTGTGGAACCTTCTAAAAGATATGCCGATGTAATTATTCCAAGAGGAAGGGATAATAAAGTCGGGATAAAAATGGTTGCAAGCAGATTGAGATATCTGTTTAATACCCTTACAAAACAGAAATAA
- a CDS encoding carboxypeptidase M32, which translates to MQNKTNEDMKKIREILENRGSLEHAITLLSWDLETEAPFLAAEKISKTLGYLIGESYSMIINDEFKKLIYGINTEELSEIDRKIIEEVKKESFEKMEKIPKDEFQKYSELRVLSVRKWEEAKKTNDYSIFKDYLKQMIEFNKKFIKYRGYTENPYNTLLDDYEPEVAVEELNQFFDKIKNELSPFIKKVTEKGKSSEELELFEKFKKMNFDIQKQEEFSKYVLDIIKFSFDKGVLKESEHPFTTEFSNKDVRITTHYYEDNLLSSIYSTIHEGGHALYEQHISDEITDTVLGGGVSMGIHESQSRIFENMFGRSREFIGFIYPKMDELFNLSENGIGKEELYKLANEVERQFIRTESDELTYPIHILIRYELEKEIFSNLDEEIDVDALAVKWADKYEEYLGIRPATYTEGILQDVHWAEGLFGYFPSYALGTAYAAQIYDAINKKVNIKEEMKKGDFSQINETLKENIHKYGKMKTPKEIIKDMTGKDFDSQYYIDYLEGKFSEIYGLDK; encoded by the coding sequence ATGCAAAATAAGACAAATGAAGATATGAAAAAAATAAGGGAAATTCTTGAAAACAGGGGATCATTAGAACATGCGATAACATTACTGAGCTGGGATCTTGAAACAGAAGCACCTTTCCTTGCAGCTGAAAAAATATCAAAGACATTGGGTTATTTGATAGGGGAAAGCTATTCAATGATTATAAATGATGAATTTAAGAAGTTGATATATGGAATAAATACCGAAGAACTGTCAGAAATAGATAGAAAAATCATAGAAGAAGTGAAAAAGGAATCATTTGAAAAAATGGAAAAAATTCCTAAAGATGAATTCCAGAAATATTCTGAACTGAGAGTACTGTCTGTAAGAAAATGGGAGGAAGCAAAGAAAACAAATGATTACAGCATATTCAAGGATTATCTGAAACAGATGATAGAGTTTAACAAAAAATTTATAAAATATAGAGGATATACAGAAAATCCTTATAACACATTGCTTGACGATTATGAGCCTGAAGTGGCAGTGGAGGAACTGAATCAATTTTTTGATAAAATAAAAAATGAGTTATCACCTTTTATAAAAAAAGTTACTGAAAAGGGAAAAAGCTCAGAAGAACTGGAATTGTTTGAAAAATTTAAAAAGATGAATTTTGATATTCAAAAACAGGAGGAATTTTCAAAATATGTACTGGATATTATAAAATTCAGTTTTGATAAGGGAGTGCTTAAGGAGAGTGAACATCCTTTCACAACAGAATTCAGTAATAAGGATGTAAGAATTACTACCCACTACTATGAAGACAATCTTTTGAGCTCAATATACTCAACAATTCATGAAGGAGGACATGCCCTTTATGAACAGCATATAAGTGATGAAATTACTGATACTGTACTTGGTGGAGGAGTTTCAATGGGTATACATGAATCCCAGTCAAGAATTTTTGAAAACATGTTTGGAAGAAGTAGGGAGTTTATTGGATTTATTTATCCAAAAATGGATGAACTGTTTAATCTTTCAGAAAATGGTATCGGTAAGGAAGAACTTTACAAACTGGCAAATGAAGTTGAAAGACAGTTTATAAGAACAGAGTCTGATGAACTGACTTACCCTATACATATATTGATAAGATATGAACTTGAAAAGGAAATTTTCAGCAACCTCGATGAAGAAATAGATGTAGATGCACTTGCTGTAAAATGGGCAGATAAATACGAAGAATATCTTGGAATAAGACCTGCAACTTATACAGAAGGAATATTGCAGGATGTACACTGGGCGGAGGGGCTGTTTGGTTATTTCCCTTCATATGCATTGGGAACTGCCTATGCAGCTCAGATATATGACGCTATAAATAAAAAAGTGAATATAAAAGAAGAAATGAAAAAAGGTGATTTCAGCCAGATAAATGAAACACTGAAGGAAAATATCCATAAATATGGAAAAATGAAAACTCCTAAAGAAATAATAAAAGATATGACAGGAAAAGACTTTGATTCACAATATTATATAGACTATCTGGAAGGTAAGTTCTCTGAAATTTACGGTCTTGATAAATAA
- a CDS encoding M18 family aminopeptidase yields the protein MIEIQDEMKLMQEKFEDMEVKSFAREVIEFIDECPSTYHVAKNCSEILEENGFERLIPQEKWNLKKGGKYYVKKSNSTVVAFTLGTDINLKKGFKIFGSHTDSPGFRIKPNPEMVTENILRLNTEVYGGPILSTWFDRPLSIAGRVVVKSDNIFLPKTIRVKSEEPLMVIPNLAIHQNREVNNGVKIDRQADTLPVLGLINDKLEKDDYLLKLIAEKMKLKKEDILDFDLYVYSIEKGCLAGANEEFISAPKIDNLASVYAGLLGLVEAEDVHDQINVFVGFDNEEIGSATKQGADSNYLLNTLERIVCGLGYGRGEFLQMLNCSFLLSADGAHAAHPAHMNKTDPTSRGRINEGISIKISANQSYTSDGFSIAVVKQIIEGTDIKIQPFVNQSNERGGSTIGPISSTHLDIDAVDLGVPMLAMHSVRELCGIYDVFYLKELAKEFFNKN from the coding sequence ATGATAGAAATTCAGGATGAAATGAAATTAATGCAGGAAAAATTTGAAGATATGGAAGTAAAAAGTTTTGCAAGGGAGGTTATTGAATTTATTGATGAATGCCCAAGTACATACCATGTAGCTAAAAACTGTTCGGAAATTTTAGAGGAAAATGGGTTTGAAAGACTTATACCTCAGGAAAAATGGAACTTAAAAAAAGGTGGAAAATACTACGTGAAAAAATCAAATTCCACAGTGGTGGCATTTACGCTTGGAACAGATATAAATTTAAAAAAGGGATTTAAAATATTCGGTTCACACACTGATTCGCCTGGATTCAGAATAAAGCCAAATCCTGAAATGGTAACGGAAAATATATTGAGATTAAATACAGAAGTATATGGAGGGCCTATTTTAAGTACATGGTTTGACAGACCGCTTTCAATAGCTGGAAGAGTTGTGGTGAAAAGCGATAATATATTCCTGCCTAAAACTATAAGGGTGAAAAGCGAAGAACCTCTAATGGTTATTCCTAACCTTGCCATTCATCAGAACAGGGAAGTAAATAATGGAGTGAAGATAGACAGACAGGCAGATACATTACCTGTGTTAGGTCTTATAAATGATAAGCTTGAAAAGGATGACTATTTATTGAAACTGATAGCTGAAAAAATGAAGTTAAAGAAGGAAGATATACTTGATTTTGATTTGTATGTGTATTCAATTGAAAAAGGATGTCTTGCGGGGGCAAATGAGGAATTTATATCAGCACCTAAAATAGATAACCTTGCTTCTGTCTATGCGGGACTTTTAGGACTTGTGGAAGCTGAAGATGTACACGACCAGATAAATGTATTTGTAGGATTTGATAATGAGGAAATTGGAAGTGCAACAAAACAGGGAGCAGATTCAAACTATTTATTAAATACATTGGAAAGAATAGTATGCGGGCTTGGATACGGAAGAGGGGAATTCCTGCAAATGCTGAACTGTTCATTCCTTCTGTCGGCAGACGGTGCACACGCAGCACATCCGGCACACATGAACAAGACAGACCCTACAAGCAGAGGAAGAATAAATGAAGGAATATCAATAAAAATAAGTGCCAACCAGAGTTATACTTCAGACGGATTTTCAATAGCAGTAGTTAAACAGATTATAGAAGGAACTGATATAAAAATACAGCCGTTTGTAAATCAGTCAAATGAAAGAGGAGGAAGCACAATAGGGCCTATTTCTTCAACTCATCTGGATATAGATGCAGTAGATCTGGGAGTGCCTATGCTTGCCATGCACTCAGTAAGGGAACTTTGTGGAATATATGATGTGTTCTATCTGAAAGAACTGGCAAAAGAATTTTTTAATAAAAACTAG